The window AGGGGGCTAAAAAAACTCATGTTGGCTTTTATCGAATCAAACATTAAACGGGCAGAGCAGCTTTATCAAGAAGCAGCGGAGCATCTCTGGCACATCCGTTATTATCATGTTGAGGCCCTCTATTTTTATGCTAAGTTTCTTCAGCAATATGAAGCAGATAATTTTTCCGAGGTATATCAGCGAGGTTTAAAACTCGCGAAGAAACACCATTATCGTTTTCTCCAATACCGCTTTGAGGAACTGGCTAATCCAACTGGCAAGCCCTATGATGCACGCAATTATCCTCTGCCGGACAACCAAGATTTTAGTGAATATATTGATTTTTTGATTAAACAGAATATGGCTATCAAAAGTGGAAAATTAAAATTTGTTTATCGATGAGGTATAATATAATGCCACCTTTCCCCCTTGACAGTCTCCCCCTTGCGAACTATCGTCAAAAGATATCCAACAACCTGATAACAAAGTTACTCTATGGAGAATAACGCTGATATAGTGACCAGGCAGATTTTGCACGGCACCCAAAAGGCAGCAAAAGAATACACTTTCAATAGCGCTGAAGAGCATGACCCCACCCGACCGGCCCAATGGTGGTTTCAGGAGTCGGACGAAGGCCTTATCTTGTTCATCGTGTTCTATTCCCAGACCTTTCGCTGGGCCCGGTGTCTCGGTTGTAACCTGCCTTCCCAGATGTCCACTGCCCATGTTTCCTTTGATTTCCTGATCAGCCAGATCGACTATCTCTTCAGCCTGCCTGAGATCCTTGAACGCGCTGATAACATCAACAAACTGATCATCTCCAACAACGGCTCAGTCCTCGACGAGGCCACCTTTTCCTCAACCGCCTTGATGTACCTCATAGGTCGCGTGAATATGTACTTCCGCTCCTTGAAAGTGCTGGCGTTTGAGTCCAGACCCGAATATGTTGATATGGTTGAGCTTGAATTCCTGGCTCGGGCCTTGCAAAATGGGCAACAGCCCGCACTTATCCAATAATCTGTCTGAGCATCAGGGAGTCTCCCTGTTTTTTTATAACATTTCTGAACAAATGGAGAACAACGAATGTTGACAAGAATTGTACAGCAACTCCTGAGGATGATTATACTGACTGTAGCTCTTACGGGCTGGTCAGGCATTTGCTTTGCCGTGCAGTATGTCAAGGCACCGCCTCTGACAGATGCGGTCAAGGCGCAGGTCCAGGATGTGAAAACTGGCGGAGCGGTCCGGGTGCCTCTGATTACCTGGGGCGGGGACATCGCCACCATCCTTGCCAACGGCAATAATCGGAACACAGCAGCAAATTCCATTTTTGCCAAACAAAATCTCCAGCTCGAACTCGTTCGCAGCGATGACTTCAGACAGCAGGTCAAGGCCTATATGCAGGGAGAAACCCCATATTTGCGGGGCACGATGGGTATGATCAATATGGCGGCTGAGCTGCTCAACCAAGACCCGCGTACCAAGCCGGTTATCATCTACCAGATGACTTGGAGTAATGGTGGTGACTGCCTGGTGGTCAAATCAGGCATCAACTCTGCCAAGGATCTGAAAGGGAAGACCATTGCCCTCCAGGCCTATGGTCCCCATGTTGATTACCTGGCCAAGCTGCTCCGCGATGCAGGCCTGAAGATGTCCGATGTGAGCATAAAATGGGTGAACGATCTCACCGGCACAGATAACACTCCTGCCGAAGCCCTGTATTCCAAAGAGGTGGATGCGGCAATGGTGATTATACCGGATGGCCTCATGCTGACCTCTAACGGCACAGTGGGTACCGGAGCGGAAGGCTCGGTCAAGGGTGCAAAGATCATGCTTTCCACCAAGAGCGCCAACCGCATCATCGCGGATGTCTACGCGGTGCGTAGCGATTATTTTTCAGCCCATAGGAAGGAGGTCCAGAATCTTGTCCACGGCCTTCTCTTGGCGGAACAGGACCTGAAGGCGCTCTTTAAGAAGAAGAAAGCCCGTCTTGCGGAGTATAAGAAGACCGTAAGTGCTGCGGCCGAGATTCTGCTCGACAGTGCGGCGGCCACCGCAGATACCGAGGCTCTGTACGGTGACTGCGAATTTGTCGGCTTTCCCGGCAATGTGAAGTTTTTTACAGATAAAAACTGGCCGAGAAACATGCAACGCCTTACGGACGAAGTGCAGGGGGCCTTTATCACCGGTGGCTTACTGAGCCGCAAGATTGTTTTGCAGCAGGCAGATTGGGATTATAGTGCTCTCCGAAAAGGTTTGGCTGGAGTTGATAATGTCGAGGCCCCGCGATTCAACACCAAGGCGGTGGCTCAGGTGGTTGCCCAAAAGCAGAATCTCGGCACCCTGAGCGAGGGCGAGCTCTTCTCCTTTGAGGTTTTTTTTCAACCCAATCAGAACACTTTTTTAGCAGATCAGTACAGTGATGCCTTTGCCAAGGTTGTTGATTTGGCCTCTACCTATGGTGGGGCCGTTATCACTGTGGAAGGGCACTCCGATCCTATGGGCTACCTGCGCAAGGTCAAGAATAAAGAGTCCGAGATTGTGCTGACCCGGACCAAGCAGGCCGCAAAGAACCTCAGCCTGACCAGGGCCATAGCTGTACGGGACTCCATCATGTCCTTTGGCAAGGCTCAGGGGGTCAACCTTGATTCCAGCCAATTCACGGTAATAGGGCATGGCATTATGCATCCCCGCACTGGCATGTGCGGTCAGTTGCCCTGTGCTCCGAAAACCAAAGAGGATTGGCTGAGTAATATGCGGGTTGTCTTCCGCATCATCCAGATAGAGGCTGAGGAAGAAGCCTTTATTCCCTTGGATTAAGGAGGGCATTATCATGAAAAAAATACTCTGTCTATTTGGCCTGGCTCTCTTTCTTCTCAACGCTTGCAGTGATGACAACCAGCAGCGTAAGGCAGCAGCTCCGCAAAAAAAGGCGGTTGTGCCGCAGCAACAGGCGCCAACGCCGCTTGAGCAGAAGCATACGGGTATCTGGCCACCGCCACTGGAGAATGAGCAAGACCAGGAGAATATTCTGCCTACTGACCAGTGGACCCGGAAAAACTATGTGATGATTTTTGATGGCTCCGGCAGCATGGCTGATCAGCGCTGTTCCGGCAATAAAACAAAAGTTGCTGTTGCCCAGGAGGCTGTTGCAGACTGGGCTCAGTCAGTGCCTGAAGATGCCCATCTGGGGCTTATCGTTTTTGATCAAAAGGGTTTTGCTGTCCGGCAGCAGTTGGATCAGGGCGATCGGCAGACCTTTGTCCAGCAGGTGCAGACTGTTGTGCCGGGGTCGACCACCCCTTTAACCCAGGCTGTGCAGGCGGCCTATGAGCTCCTGACTGATCAGGCCCGAAGACAGTTGGGCTATGGTGAATACCATATGGTAATTGTAACGGACGGGGCGGCAAATCTGCCGGAAGAGTTGACCAGAGCGGTCAATGCGGTTTTGGCTCGCTCTCCAATCCTTATCAGTACCATCGGCTTCTGCATTGCCACCACCCATTCCCTTAATCAGCCGGGTCGAACCATCTATAAGGCTGCGGATAACCCAGAGGCCCTGCGCCAGGGGCTCCAGGATATCCTGGCGGAATCTGAGTCCTTTGATGACGTAACGGATTTCTGAAGCAAATACTGTGTAGGGGCACGGCGCGCCGTGCCCTACTACAGATAATCGCAATACTTCGACCTGTTCGGTTAGGTTTATTTTCAAAACAACATGAATAAAAAAATAACAGGTGCGCTTCTGCTTTTAGTACTCGGGGCCGGGATACTGATCGTTATTAAATTGCTGCTTCCGGGTATTGTTGCAGAAAAGCAGGTTAATACAAGCGATGCTGTCAAGATCAAAGGGAAGATCAGGCTCGCTCTGGATAACTGGATAGGCTATTTCCCCCTTCGATCCAATGAAATGCGAACCCTGATGCGCCGGGAAGGCTGGAATCTGGTCTGGAACGATGATAAGGCGGATTATCGGGCCCGCATGGAGCAGCTGCATAAGGGGGAAATCGACCTTGCTGTAGCCACGGTGGATTCCTACCTCCTGAATGGCTCTGCTGTCAATTTCCCTGCGTCCATTGTCGCGGTGATTGACGAATCCAAGGGTGGGGATGCCATTATTGCCCGGAAGAAAAAGGCGGAAAGTCTGGATAGCCTGAAGGGAAAAAATGACCTCAAAATCGCCTTTACCCCGGACAGCCCCAGCCATTACCTGCTCAAGGCAGCTGCGGATCATTTTAATGTCCCGGAACTGCTGCCACGGCAAAAGAGTAACAGGATTGAGACCGCAGGTTCCGAGGGCGCTCTCAAGGAGCTGCTGGCAGGCAAGGCCGATATAGCCGTGCTCTGGGAGCCTGATGTTTCCAGGGCCTTGGCAGAAAGAGATATTATAAAATTACTGGGCACAGAGGACACCGAGCGGCTTATAGTTGATATTCTGCTGGTCAATCGGGATTTCATGCAGGATGAACCTGAGGCGGTTCACGCCCTGCTCAGTTCTTATTTCCGGGTG is drawn from Candidatus Electrothrix aestuarii and contains these coding sequences:
- a CDS encoding ABC transporter substrate-binding protein, giving the protein MLTRIVQQLLRMIILTVALTGWSGICFAVQYVKAPPLTDAVKAQVQDVKTGGAVRVPLITWGGDIATILANGNNRNTAANSIFAKQNLQLELVRSDDFRQQVKAYMQGETPYLRGTMGMINMAAELLNQDPRTKPVIIYQMTWSNGGDCLVVKSGINSAKDLKGKTIALQAYGPHVDYLAKLLRDAGLKMSDVSIKWVNDLTGTDNTPAEALYSKEVDAAMVIIPDGLMLTSNGTVGTGAEGSVKGAKIMLSTKSANRIIADVYAVRSDYFSAHRKEVQNLVHGLLLAEQDLKALFKKKKARLAEYKKTVSAAAEILLDSAAATADTEALYGDCEFVGFPGNVKFFTDKNWPRNMQRLTDEVQGAFITGGLLSRKIVLQQADWDYSALRKGLAGVDNVEAPRFNTKAVAQVVAQKQNLGTLSEGELFSFEVFFQPNQNTFLADQYSDAFAKVVDLASTYGGAVITVEGHSDPMGYLRKVKNKESEIVLTRTKQAAKNLSLTRAIAVRDSIMSFGKAQGVNLDSSQFTVIGHGIMHPRTGMCGQLPCAPKTKEDWLSNMRVVFRIIQIEAEEEAFIPLD
- a CDS encoding vWA domain-containing protein: MKKILCLFGLALFLLNACSDDNQQRKAAAPQKKAVVPQQQAPTPLEQKHTGIWPPPLENEQDQENILPTDQWTRKNYVMIFDGSGSMADQRCSGNKTKVAVAQEAVADWAQSVPEDAHLGLIVFDQKGFAVRQQLDQGDRQTFVQQVQTVVPGSTTPLTQAVQAAYELLTDQARRQLGYGEYHMVIVTDGAANLPEELTRAVNAVLARSPILISTIGFCIATTHSLNQPGRTIYKAADNPEALRQGLQDILAESESFDDVTDF
- a CDS encoding phosphate ABC transporter substrate-binding/OmpA family protein — its product is MNKKITGALLLLVLGAGILIVIKLLLPGIVAEKQVNTSDAVKIKGKIRLALDNWIGYFPLRSNEMRTLMRREGWNLVWNDDKADYRARMEQLHKGEIDLAVATVDSYLLNGSAVNFPASIVAVIDESKGGDAIIARKKKAESLDSLKGKNDLKIAFTPDSPSHYLLKAAADHFNVPELLPRQKSNRIETAGSEGALKELLAGKADIAVLWEPDVSRALAERDIIKLLGTEDTERLIVDILLVNRDFMQDEPEAVHALLSSYFRVLKKYRDNPNLLEKDVVEETGLSRKTTQTMLKGVHWASLLENCETWFGINQGGAQSGGAAQEVISDTIESTAATLVNAGDFSSSPVPDQNPYRLLKSSFLQELYTKGISGFTTPGADDAQGKNSLTAPFPLLEAAAWERLREVGTLKIEPIIFQHGSSELDLFAEEVLKKVVARLQHYPNFRIVVKGHTGLRGDPEQNRALSQQRADSVASFLVKKFHINPNRIRAVGYGADRPLSKLPGESKRTYEHRLLRVEIALVREDF